A DNA window from Daucus carota subsp. sativus chromosome 3, DH1 v3.0, whole genome shotgun sequence contains the following coding sequences:
- the LOC108214180 gene encoding uncharacterized protein LOC108214180 isoform X1 — MDLLKCTSFNENPLSVPLNFPHKAHVKDEEKQEISGHSVEKDLDIDLSEVYFLIMHFLSAGPCQKTIRQLWSELGEHQLLPRRYHAWYSRSDAMSGNRNVDDSSFPLTYEEVVERYSYIEKDHLLKLLKQLMLNATPLRGINDRCDLSAADVPTLLGDGPFSLLGAKCTADMQRTPLPAYLRWPHMQADQVLGLTLREIGGGFRKHHRAPSIRFACYAVAKPKTMVQKMQNIKKLRGHRNAVYCAIFDRTGRYVITGSDDRLVKIWSMETGLSLVSCRGHEGDITDLAVSSNNALVASASNDFIIRVWRLPDGLPISVLRGHTAAVTAIAFSPRPNSVYQLLSSSDDGSCRIWDARSSGGSPRIYLPKRTDGIAGKNNATSSTVPASAASNSHQILCCAYNANGTVFVTGSSDTFARVWSAGKISGDDSEQPYHEIDVLAGHENDVNYVQFSGTAVASRSSILDTSVEENIPKFKNTWYNHENIVTCSRDGSAIIWIPRTRRSQGKVGRWTRAYHLKVPPPPMPPRPPRGGPRQRLLPTPRGVNMIVWSLDNRFVLAAIMDCRICVWNASDGSLVHSLTGHSASTYVLDVHPFNPRIAMSAGYDGKTIVWDIWEGTPVHIYEIGRYKLVDGKFSPDGTSIVLSDDVGQIYLINTGQGESQKDAKYDQFFLGDYLPLIQDEQGNVVDQETQLLTYRRNIQDPLCDSSMVPYPEPYQNIYQRRRLGALGIEWRPSSINYSSGAYIGLGQEYQLLPLADLDMVFEPIPEFLDATLFELENDVINDDTDSEYDIAEEIYSGDEQGNLGNGSSSDSECSEEDNKAARIHGHGLRRSKRKNLQVGSMTSPGRLVKSRKLGDHDDNASSSRRPRKKSRPTRLSKRRKSSTAMSLRPQRIAARSASNVLSEISEASTTGEDEEEWEDVLSESESFLQASDGQSDESDENVRTVHRKYPKVKHGSMDTSGNVIKPPEHVVTQMNGENKKRLVLKISLKDRKKSVPSEITISQGNNQNESSSFFPGPSEETSSFVNDPELSRNHNLNKMRQSEDHEISEDINAVKSCTEYQEALDGRSGSKINGVNRSICMNDDGTSFSGSGQRLAGDSTVCTDPDFVVGTSHSHKLKENPAPKPIKLRIKSKSSLEPSSHFDRSIQMSDAVFSSDRLGNNLEGFNINIDQSTSNNCDGKQDAGAEQCEDVPRVRSKTRSLRLKGPLREKNDISHTFMAGEGNLQAGTPANAKTIFHNPRSDEWMSNLKTIARPRSTRNKRGIDNNNDKHLLAAGNLKTSQRKSNWLLLSEQEGHRYIPQSGDIVVYLRQGHEEYIDESQCSYDKVPWKLFGERIRVVETCLVEGLDYAPVPGSGETCCKVTLKFTDSILLGQTFELTLPDLIDFPDFVVEKTRYDAAIDRNWALRDKCRIWWREDNENGGRWWDGRIVESKDKSVDFPGSPWERFRVRYTIGGTFQQHSPWELHDPDSQWEQPSIDCESKDKMMSYLYKLWKSAEKNQDKYGVAKLNQVTQKSEYMNRFPVPLSIIIIEQRLENNYYRSLRAMEHDVMVMLNNAQLYFGKNAELSRKLSRLSDSFTNTFSKLQQRS, encoded by the exons ATGGATCTCCTTAAGTGCACATCTTTCAATGAGAATCCTTTAAGTGTGCCTCTAAATTTTCCGCACAAAGCACACGTAAAGGATGAAGAGAAACAGGAAATTTCCGGTCATTCTGTTGAAAAAGATCTGGATATTGATCTCAGCGAAGTTTACTTTCTTATCATGCATTTTTTATCTGCTGGGCCATGCCAGAAAACTATTAGACAGCTCTGGAGTGAGCTTGGAGAGCATCAGCTCTTACCAAGAAGATATCACGCTTGGTATTCACGTAGTGATGCAATGAGTGGGAATAGAAATGTTGATGACAGTTCTTTTCCTTTAACGTATGAGGAAGTAGTTGAAAG GTATTCTTACATTGAAAAGGATCATCTGCTGAAGCTGCTGAAACAACTGATGCTGAATGCGACACCATTGCGGGGTATAAACGATAGATGTGATCTAAGCGCTGCTGATGTTCCAACGCTGCTTGGGGATGGTCCCTTCTCTCTTTTAG GTGCTAAATGTACAGCCGACATGCAAAGAACGCCTCTTCCAGCTTACCTTAGATGGCCTCACATGCAGGCTGATCAAGTCCTCGGGCTAACTTTAAGGGAAATTGGAGGTGGTTTCCGTAAACACCATCGTGCTCCATCCATTCGCTTTGCATGTTATGCTGTCGCTAAGCCAAAAACCATGGTACAGAAGATGCAAAACATAAAGAAGTTGAGGGGACATAGGAATGCTGTCTATTGTG CAATTTTTGATCGAACTGGAAGATATGTGATTACTGGTTCAGATGATCGCTTGGTCAAGATTTGGTCTATGGAGACTGGCCTTAGCCTCGTAAGCTGCCGTGGACATGAA GGTGACATAACGGACTTGGCTGTAAGTTCCAATAATGCTCTGGTGGCTTCTGCTTCAAATGACTTCATCATTCGAGTT TGGCGCTTACCAGATGGGTTGCCTATATCTGTTCTGCGGGGACATACAGCAGCTGTTACTGCTATTGCATTCAGCCCCAGACCTAATTCTGTCTACCAACTCTTATC GTCGTCCGATGATGGGAGCTGTCGTATCTGGGATGCCAGATCCTCTGGCGGTTCTCCTCGCATTTATTTACCAAAGCGAACAGATGGCATTGCAG GTAAAAACAATGCCACCTCAAGTACTGTTCCAGCAAGTGCTGCTTCAAATAGCCATCAAATATTATGTTGTGCTTACAATGCTAATGGCACGGTCTTTGTAACTGGTAGCTCTGATACTTTTGCGAGG GTTTGGAGTGCTGGCAAAATTAGTGGAGATGATTCTGAGCAGCCGTATCATGAGATTGATGTGTTGGCCGGTCATGAAAATGATGTCAACTATGTACAGTTTAG TGGCACAGCTGTGGCTTCAAGGTCTTCAATTTTGGATACTTCTGTGGAGGAAAACAttcctaaatttaaaaatacgtG GTATAACCATGAGAACATAGTTACCTGCTCCCGTGATGGCAGTGCAATCATTTGGATTCCAAGAACACGGAGATCTCAG GGAAAAGTAGGGCGCTGGACACGAGCTTATCATCTCAAAGTTCCTCCTCCTCCAATGCCTCCTCGACCTCCTCGAGGAGGCCCACGTCAGAGATTACTTCCAACTCCTCGTGGTGTAAATATGATTGTATGGAGCCTGGATAATCGCTTTGTGCTTGCTGCCATCATGG ATTGCAGGATATGTGTATGGAATGCTAGTGATGGTAGTTTGGTACATTCTCTGACTGGCCATAGTGCATCT ACCTATGTTCTGGATGTTCATCCTTTTAATCCTCGAATCGCTATGAGTGCTGGATATGATGGGAAAACTATAGTGTGGGAT ATATGGGAAGGCACACCTGTTCACATATATGAAATTGGACGGTATAAGTTGGTTGATGGGAAGTTTTCACC TGATGGGACGTCTATAGTACTTTCCGATGACGTGGGGCAAATCTATCTAATAAACACTGGCCAAGGAGAGAGTCAAAAGGATGCCAAATATGATCAG TTCTTTCTTGGAGATTACCTCCCCCTTATCCAGGACGAACAAggaaatgttgttgatcag GAAACACAACTCCTTACATATCGCCGAAATATTCAAGATCCACTTTGCGATTCAA GTATGGTTCCATATCCAGAAccttatcaaaatatatatcagcGGCGTCGACTTGGTGCATTGGGTATTGAGTGGCGCCCATCATCCATAAATTATTCTTCGGGTGCATATATTGGCCTAGGACAAGAATATCAATTATTGCCTTTAGCTGACCTGGACATGGTGTTTGAGCCCATTCCAGAATTCTTAGATGCTACGCTCTTTGAACTTgaaaatgatgttataaatgatGATACTGATTCAGAGTATGATATAGCTGAGGAAATTTACAGTGGTGATGAGCAGGGCAATTTAGGTAATGGTTCTTCTAGTGATTCAGAGTGCAGTGAAGAAGACAATAAGGCTGCAAGGATTCATGGACACGGCCTTCGTAGATCAAAACGAAAAAATCTTCAG GTTGGGTCGATGACTTCACCTGGGAGGCTTGTTAAGAGTAGGAAACTAGGTGACCATGACGACAATGCATCTAGTAGTAGAAGACCACGTAAGAAATCTAGACCCACTCGCTTAAGCAAAAGGAGGAAGTCATCCACAGCAATGTCATTAAGACCACAGCGAATAGCTGCACGCAGTGCATCAAATGTACTTTCCGAGATTTCTGAAGCTTCTACTactggagaagatgaagaagagtgGGAAGATGTTCTATCTGAAAGTGAGTCATTTTTACAAGCTTCGGATGGTCAAAGCGATGAATCAGATGAAAACGTGCGGACTGTGCATAGAAAGTATCCTAAAGTCAAGCATGGATCAATGGACACGTCTGGCAATGTAATCAAGCCACCTGAGCATGTCGTCACTCAGATGAATGGTGAAAACAAGAAGAGGTTGGTCCTGAAAATTTCTCTTAAAGATCGGAAGAAATCTGTGCCTTCAGAAATCACCATATCCCAGGGCAACAACCAGAATGAATCATCATCTTTCTTTCCTGGACCTAGTGAAGAAACTTCTTCCTTTGTAAATGATCCAGAGCTGTCAAGAAACCATAACTTGAACAAAATGAGACAGAGTGAAGATCATGAAATAAGCGAGGATATCAATGCAGTTAAATCTTGCACTGAATATCAAGAGGCTCTTGATGGTCGGTCTGGAAGTAAAATCAATGGCGTCAACAGGAGCATATGTATGAATGATGATGGCACTTCTTTCTCTGGTTCAGGCCAGAGACTGGCGGGGGATTCCACAGTTTGTACAGACCCTGATTTTGTTGTTGGAACTAGTCATTCACATAAATTAAAAGAGAACCCCGCACCTAAACCTATAAAGTTAAGGATTAAATCGAAAAGTAGTTTAGAGCCCAGTTCGCACTTTGATAGAAGCATACAAATGAGTGATGCTGTTTTCAGTTCGGATAGGTTGGGAAACAATCTAGAAGGCTTTAATATCAATATAGATCAAAGTACTTCGAATAATTGTGATGGTAAACAGGATGCAGGAGCTGAGCAATGTGAAGATGTACCCCGAGTGAGGTCTAAAACAAGATCCTTGCGACTGAAGGGACCTTTACGGGAGAAAAATGACATTAGCCACACTTTCATGGCGGGAGAGGGTAATCTCCAAGCAGGGACACCAGCAAACGCTAAAACAATATTTCACAATCCCCGATCAGATGAATGGATGTCTAATTTAAAAACGATTGCCAGACCTAGGTCCACCAGGAACAAGAGAGGCATTGATAACAATAATGATAAGCATCTGTTGGCTGCTGGAAATTTAAAGACTTCACAGAGAAAATCTAATTGGCTATTATTGTCGGAGCAGGAGGGTCATCGCTACATTCCTCAATCGGGTGACATAGTGGTTTACTTGAGACAG GGCCATGAGGAGTATATTGATGAAAGCCAATGCTCATACGATAAGGTTCCTTGGAAATTGTTTGGAGAAAGAATACGAGTCGTAGAAACTTGTTTGGTGGAAGGTCTTGATTATGCCCCAGTTCCAGGGTCAGGGGAGACCTGTTGTAAAGTTACACTTAAATTTACAGATTCAATCTTATTGGGCCAAACATTTGAGTTAACCCTACCAGACCTGATTGACTTCCCTGATTTCGTTGTTGAGAAAACACGCTATGATGCTGCTATTGATCGAAACTGGGCTCTTAGAGATAAATGTCGCATCTGGTGGAGGGAAGATAATGAGAATGGCGGCAGGTGGTGGGATGGTCGGATTGTTGAATCTAAAGATAAATCCGTTGACTTCCCTGGTAGTCCATGGGAAAGATTTCGTGTTCGATATACGATTGGAGGCACTTTTCAGCAACATAGTCCATGGGAATTACATGACCCAGACAGTCAATGGGAGCAGCCCTCCATAGATTGTGAGAGCAAAGATAAGATGATGTCTTACTTGTATAAGTTGTGGAAATCAGCAGAAAAAAATCag GATAAGTACGGGGTTGCAAAGTTGAATCAAGTTACACAGAAATCAGAGTATATGAACAG GTTTCCTGTTCCTTTGTCTATTATAATTATTGAGCAAAGGTTAGAGAACAACTACTACCGTAGCTTGAGAGCAATGGAACATGACGTCATGGTGATGCTAAACAATGCCCAGCTTTATTTTGGGAAAAATGCAGAACTTTCAAGAAAACTTTCCCGGCTCTCTGACTCATTTACAAATACATTTTCAAAGCTCCAACAAAGATCTTAA
- the LOC108214180 gene encoding uncharacterized protein LOC108214180 isoform X2, translating into MDLLKCTSFNENPLSVPLNFPHKAHVKDEEKQEISGHSVEKDLDIDLSEVYFLIMHFLSAGPCQKTIRQLWSELGEHQLLPRRYHAWYSRSDAMSGNRNVDDSSFPLTYEEVVERYSYIEKDHLLKLLKQLMLNATPLRGINDRCDLSAADVPTLLGDGPFSLLGAKCTADMQRTPLPAYLRWPHMQADQVLGLTLREIGGGFRKHHRAPSIRFACYAVAKPKTMVQKMQNIKKLRGHRNAVYCAIFDRTGRYVITGSDDRLVKIWSMETGLSLVSCRGHEGDITDLAVSSNNALVASASNDFIIRVWRLPDGLPISVLRGHTAAVTAIAFSPRPNSVYQLLSSSDDGSCRIWDARSSGGSPRIYLPKRTDGIAGKNNATSSTVPASAASNSHQILCCAYNANGTVFVTGSSDTFARVWSAGKISGDDSEQPYHEIDVLAGHENDVNYVQFSGTAVASRSSILDTSVEENIPKFKNTWYNHENIVTCSRDGSAIIWIPRTRRSQGKVGRWTRAYHLKVPPPPMPPRPPRGGPRQRLLPTPRGVNMIVWSLDNRFVLAAIMDCRICVWNASDGSLVHSLTGHSASTYVLDVHPFNPRIAMSAGYDGKTIVWDIWEGTPVHIYEIGRYKLVDGKFSPDGTSIVLSDDVGQIYLINTGQGESQKDAKYDQFFLGDYLPLIQDEQGNVVDQETQLLTYRRNIQDPLCDSSMVPYPEPYQNIYQRRRLGALGIEWRPSSINYSSGAYIGLGQEYQLLPLADLDMVFEPIPEFLDATLFELENDVINDDTDSEYDIAEEIYSGDEQGNLGNGSSSDSECSEEDNKAARIHGHGLRRSKRKNLQVGSMTSPGRLVKSRKLGDHDDNASSSRRPRKKSRPTRLSKRRKSSTAMSLRPQRIAARSASNVLSEISEASTTGEDEEEWEDVLSESESFLQASDGQSDESDENVRTVHRKYPKVKHGSMDTSGNVIKPPEHVVTQMNGENKKRLVLKISLKDRKKSVPSEITISQGNNQNESSSFFPGPSEETSSFVNDPELSRNHNLNKMRQSEDHEISEDINAVKSCTEYQEALDGRSGSKINGVNRSICMNDDGTSFSGSGQRLAGDSTVCTDPDFVVGTSHSHKLKENPAPKPIKLRIKSKSSLEPSSHFDRSIQMSDAVFSSDRLGNNLEGFNINIDQSTSNNCDGKQDAGAEQCEDVPRVRSKTRSLRLKGPLREKNDISHTFMAGEGNLQAGTPANAKTIFHNPRSDEWMSNLKTIARPRSTRNKRGIDNNNDKHLLAAGNLKTSQRKSNWLLLSEQEGHRYIPQSGDIVVYLRQGHEEYIDESQCSYDKVPWKLFGERIRVVETCLVEGLDYAPVPGSGETCCKVTLKFTDSILLGQTFELTLPDLIDFPDFVVEKTRYDAAIDRNWALRDKCRIWWREDNENGGRWWDGRIVESKDKSVDFPGSPWERFRVRYTIGGTFQQHSPWELHDPDSQWEQPSIDCESKDKMMSYLYKLWKSAEKNQDKYGVAKLNQVTQKSEYMNRFPVPLSLIIIEQRLENNYYRSLRAMEHDVMVMLNNVRLYFGKNAELSRKLSRLSDSFTNTFSKLQQRS; encoded by the exons ATGGATCTCCTTAAGTGCACATCTTTCAATGAGAATCCTTTAAGTGTGCCTCTAAATTTTCCGCACAAAGCACACGTAAAGGATGAAGAGAAACAGGAAATTTCCGGTCATTCTGTTGAAAAAGATCTGGATATTGATCTCAGCGAAGTTTACTTTCTTATCATGCATTTTTTATCTGCTGGGCCATGCCAGAAAACTATTAGACAGCTCTGGAGTGAGCTTGGAGAGCATCAGCTCTTACCAAGAAGATATCACGCTTGGTATTCACGTAGTGATGCAATGAGTGGGAATAGAAATGTTGATGACAGTTCTTTTCCTTTAACGTATGAGGAAGTAGTTGAAAG GTATTCTTACATTGAAAAGGATCATCTGCTGAAGCTGCTGAAACAACTGATGCTGAATGCGACACCATTGCGGGGTATAAACGATAGATGTGATCTAAGCGCTGCTGATGTTCCAACGCTGCTTGGGGATGGTCCCTTCTCTCTTTTAG GTGCTAAATGTACAGCCGACATGCAAAGAACGCCTCTTCCAGCTTACCTTAGATGGCCTCACATGCAGGCTGATCAAGTCCTCGGGCTAACTTTAAGGGAAATTGGAGGTGGTTTCCGTAAACACCATCGTGCTCCATCCATTCGCTTTGCATGTTATGCTGTCGCTAAGCCAAAAACCATGGTACAGAAGATGCAAAACATAAAGAAGTTGAGGGGACATAGGAATGCTGTCTATTGTG CAATTTTTGATCGAACTGGAAGATATGTGATTACTGGTTCAGATGATCGCTTGGTCAAGATTTGGTCTATGGAGACTGGCCTTAGCCTCGTAAGCTGCCGTGGACATGAA GGTGACATAACGGACTTGGCTGTAAGTTCCAATAATGCTCTGGTGGCTTCTGCTTCAAATGACTTCATCATTCGAGTT TGGCGCTTACCAGATGGGTTGCCTATATCTGTTCTGCGGGGACATACAGCAGCTGTTACTGCTATTGCATTCAGCCCCAGACCTAATTCTGTCTACCAACTCTTATC GTCGTCCGATGATGGGAGCTGTCGTATCTGGGATGCCAGATCCTCTGGCGGTTCTCCTCGCATTTATTTACCAAAGCGAACAGATGGCATTGCAG GTAAAAACAATGCCACCTCAAGTACTGTTCCAGCAAGTGCTGCTTCAAATAGCCATCAAATATTATGTTGTGCTTACAATGCTAATGGCACGGTCTTTGTAACTGGTAGCTCTGATACTTTTGCGAGG GTTTGGAGTGCTGGCAAAATTAGTGGAGATGATTCTGAGCAGCCGTATCATGAGATTGATGTGTTGGCCGGTCATGAAAATGATGTCAACTATGTACAGTTTAG TGGCACAGCTGTGGCTTCAAGGTCTTCAATTTTGGATACTTCTGTGGAGGAAAACAttcctaaatttaaaaatacgtG GTATAACCATGAGAACATAGTTACCTGCTCCCGTGATGGCAGTGCAATCATTTGGATTCCAAGAACACGGAGATCTCAG GGAAAAGTAGGGCGCTGGACACGAGCTTATCATCTCAAAGTTCCTCCTCCTCCAATGCCTCCTCGACCTCCTCGAGGAGGCCCACGTCAGAGATTACTTCCAACTCCTCGTGGTGTAAATATGATTGTATGGAGCCTGGATAATCGCTTTGTGCTTGCTGCCATCATGG ATTGCAGGATATGTGTATGGAATGCTAGTGATGGTAGTTTGGTACATTCTCTGACTGGCCATAGTGCATCT ACCTATGTTCTGGATGTTCATCCTTTTAATCCTCGAATCGCTATGAGTGCTGGATATGATGGGAAAACTATAGTGTGGGAT ATATGGGAAGGCACACCTGTTCACATATATGAAATTGGACGGTATAAGTTGGTTGATGGGAAGTTTTCACC TGATGGGACGTCTATAGTACTTTCCGATGACGTGGGGCAAATCTATCTAATAAACACTGGCCAAGGAGAGAGTCAAAAGGATGCCAAATATGATCAG TTCTTTCTTGGAGATTACCTCCCCCTTATCCAGGACGAACAAggaaatgttgttgatcag GAAACACAACTCCTTACATATCGCCGAAATATTCAAGATCCACTTTGCGATTCAA GTATGGTTCCATATCCAGAAccttatcaaaatatatatcagcGGCGTCGACTTGGTGCATTGGGTATTGAGTGGCGCCCATCATCCATAAATTATTCTTCGGGTGCATATATTGGCCTAGGACAAGAATATCAATTATTGCCTTTAGCTGACCTGGACATGGTGTTTGAGCCCATTCCAGAATTCTTAGATGCTACGCTCTTTGAACTTgaaaatgatgttataaatgatGATACTGATTCAGAGTATGATATAGCTGAGGAAATTTACAGTGGTGATGAGCAGGGCAATTTAGGTAATGGTTCTTCTAGTGATTCAGAGTGCAGTGAAGAAGACAATAAGGCTGCAAGGATTCATGGACACGGCCTTCGTAGATCAAAACGAAAAAATCTTCAG GTTGGGTCGATGACTTCACCTGGGAGGCTTGTTAAGAGTAGGAAACTAGGTGACCATGACGACAATGCATCTAGTAGTAGAAGACCACGTAAGAAATCTAGACCCACTCGCTTAAGCAAAAGGAGGAAGTCATCCACAGCAATGTCATTAAGACCACAGCGAATAGCTGCACGCAGTGCATCAAATGTACTTTCCGAGATTTCTGAAGCTTCTACTactggagaagatgaagaagagtgGGAAGATGTTCTATCTGAAAGTGAGTCATTTTTACAAGCTTCGGATGGTCAAAGCGATGAATCAGATGAAAACGTGCGGACTGTGCATAGAAAGTATCCTAAAGTCAAGCATGGATCAATGGACACGTCTGGCAATGTAATCAAGCCACCTGAGCATGTCGTCACTCAGATGAATGGTGAAAACAAGAAGAGGTTGGTCCTGAAAATTTCTCTTAAAGATCGGAAGAAATCTGTGCCTTCAGAAATCACCATATCCCAGGGCAACAACCAGAATGAATCATCATCTTTCTTTCCTGGACCTAGTGAAGAAACTTCTTCCTTTGTAAATGATCCAGAGCTGTCAAGAAACCATAACTTGAACAAAATGAGACAGAGTGAAGATCATGAAATAAGCGAGGATATCAATGCAGTTAAATCTTGCACTGAATATCAAGAGGCTCTTGATGGTCGGTCTGGAAGTAAAATCAATGGCGTCAACAGGAGCATATGTATGAATGATGATGGCACTTCTTTCTCTGGTTCAGGCCAGAGACTGGCGGGGGATTCCACAGTTTGTACAGACCCTGATTTTGTTGTTGGAACTAGTCATTCACATAAATTAAAAGAGAACCCCGCACCTAAACCTATAAAGTTAAGGATTAAATCGAAAAGTAGTTTAGAGCCCAGTTCGCACTTTGATAGAAGCATACAAATGAGTGATGCTGTTTTCAGTTCGGATAGGTTGGGAAACAATCTAGAAGGCTTTAATATCAATATAGATCAAAGTACTTCGAATAATTGTGATGGTAAACAGGATGCAGGAGCTGAGCAATGTGAAGATGTACCCCGAGTGAGGTCTAAAACAAGATCCTTGCGACTGAAGGGACCTTTACGGGAGAAAAATGACATTAGCCACACTTTCATGGCGGGAGAGGGTAATCTCCAAGCAGGGACACCAGCAAACGCTAAAACAATATTTCACAATCCCCGATCAGATGAATGGATGTCTAATTTAAAAACGATTGCCAGACCTAGGTCCACCAGGAACAAGAGAGGCATTGATAACAATAATGATAAGCATCTGTTGGCTGCTGGAAATTTAAAGACTTCACAGAGAAAATCTAATTGGCTATTATTGTCGGAGCAGGAGGGTCATCGCTACATTCCTCAATCGGGTGACATAGTGGTTTACTTGAGACAG GGCCATGAGGAGTATATTGATGAAAGCCAATGCTCATACGATAAGGTTCCTTGGAAATTGTTTGGAGAAAGAATACGAGTCGTAGAAACTTGTTTGGTGGAAGGTCTTGATTATGCCCCAGTTCCAGGGTCAGGGGAGACCTGTTGTAAAGTTACACTTAAATTTACAGATTCAATCTTATTGGGCCAAACATTTGAGTTAACCCTACCAGACCTGATTGACTTCCCTGATTTCGTTGTTGAGAAAACACGCTATGATGCTGCTATTGATCGAAACTGGGCTCTTAGAGATAAATGTCGCATCTGGTGGAGGGAAGATAATGAGAATGGCGGCAGGTGGTGGGATGGTCGGATTGTTGAATCTAAAGATAAATCCGTTGACTTCCCTGGTAGTCCATGGGAAAGATTTCGTGTTCGATATACGATTGGAGGCACTTTTCAGCAACATAGTCCATGGGAATTACATGACCCAGACAGTCAATGGGAGCAGCCCTCCATAGATTGTGAGAGCAAAGATAAGATGATGTCTTACTTGTATAAGTTGTGGAAATCAGCAGAAAAAAATCag GATAAGTACGGGGTTGCAAAGTTGAATCAAGTTACACAGAAATCAGAGTATATGAACAG